The Deltaproteobacteria bacterium genome segment TTGCGCTCGCCCTGCCAGATTTTGGGCTGGATGCACTCTGGCTGGACAACAATCCCAGCTGGAACGAAAGTCCGCTCATCGAACCGCTCATCAAAAGCGGACACCTTACCGTCCGCCGTCAGCCCGGTGATTTCCAGTCCGTTCAGCCTCCCGCTGGTCTCTTTGATATTGTGGTGATGGCCAATACGCTGGTGGAACTGGAGGGTCCGGTTTCCGGTCTGGCCGCACGGTTTGGCCAGTGGATTTCCCAAACACTCGCACCGGACGGGGTTGCCGTCATTGTCGAACCGGCACTGAAAGCCCCTACCCGGAATCTGCATGAACTCCGTTCGCACCTGCTCAGGCCATCATCAGGGTTCTCATGGCGGATCGCCGGACCCTGTCCCCACGAAAAGGCGTGCCCGATGCTGGAGACTGACCGGGACTGGTGCCACGAAACCCGCGACTGGCTGCAGCCCGCTTACCATCACCAGATCGACCAGCTTGCCGGGTTAAGAAAGGATGCGCTGAGGTATTCCTGGCTCGCGCTCACGCACATTGTTGCTGCCGTCCTTCCGGAACCCGCAGGACGTGTGGTTAGCGAGATCCGGCGCGAAAAGGGCCGGACCCGGTTTGTCACCTGCGGGACGGACGGCAGGCTCTCAGAATGGCAGGCGCTCGAGCGGGTGATACGCACCACACCAGAACTGGCGGAAACGATGAAAACCCTTGAGCGCGGCCACCTGGTGAAACTTCCCGGTTTGGACGGGGGGAGATTGTCCCCCGGCAACAGCTTCGGTAGGCTTCCCTCAACCTAGACGCCGCATGCAGGAACGGATTTACAAGAACTTCTCCTGGCTGGCCTTGCTCACGCTGGGCATCGCCTCAGTCGTGATCTATCTGCCGGCCATCAGCGCGCCGCTGGTCTTTGATGACCAGTTCACCATCATCACTAATGAAGGCCTGGCGCAGTGGGACTACTGGCTCCATTACAGCTGGCTGCATCTTCTCAACAATCTCGACACGGTTTTTGCGAAAAACATCTTCCGGCCGGTTTTGTTCATTTCACTGGCCCTGAACCAGTCCCTCCTGGGCCAGTCTCCCGAAGGTTTCCGGGCAATCAATCTTGTCATCCATGCCATCAACACGATCCTGGTTTTCGTCGTGGTCCGGCGCGGCTTTGAAGGCATCCGCTTTAGCCCCGTCAGTCCGGCCTGGACGCCAATACTCGCAGCCGCCTTTGTAGCGGCCACCTTCGCGGCTCACCCGGTCCAGTCCGAACCCGTCATTTACATCAGCGCCCGGTCCAGCTCTCTCTCACTGATGTTCATGCTGATCGCCTGGTTATTGATCGAACGGGTGCTTGTCCGTGAAGCCACGGGACAGACCGGTCTTCTCAGGACCATTTTCCGCTACGCGGCAGCCGTGCTCTGCACGGGAGTAGCGGTTCTCTCGAAGGAAAGCGCAGTCATTCTTCCGGTCATTCTTTTTATCTATGACCGGTGGATCATTACGCCACAAACCATTGCGGCAACAGACGAACCCGATGTTCGCGCCCGGTCGCTCCGCCAGTCGATTCTGTTCGTGAGCCCATTCGCCATCGTGGCCATCCTGTTCGCCGCCTTCCGGCTGTCCGTGCTCGGCGTTACGGAAGCGCTCGAAGTCAGGCCGGGCGATTTCCACCTGCTTGCCACGAACCTGAAGGCATACTGGCACTATTTCTGGCTGTGGCTCGCACCGATCAGCCTTTCGATCGACCACGATTTTGTGTATGAACACTCACTGCTCAACTGGCGCTCGCTGGTTGCCGCCGCAGGGCTCTTTCTGTTTCTCTGGTGGGCATGGAGGCGGCGGCAATCGGCTCCCCTCACCGCCTTCGCCGTTATGGGCGCCATCATATCGCTGATGCCAACGACTGGCATTACTCCGCTTCAGGATATTCTGGTTGAAAACCGGATGTACGGCGGGACCATATTCATCGCCCTGATCGTGCTCCAGATGATTCGTTTCTTCTGGGATGTGGGCGAAACCCGCGCACGCGTTTGGACAGTAGCCGCTGCCATCGCCGTTCTGTCCCTGTGGATCTGGCGCATCGAAGTCCGAATGAGGGACTGGAACTCGGCACTCACCCTGTGGGAAGCCACTTCCCGTGTCTCGGGTACAAAGTCCCGTGTTCACTACAACCTGGGGGTAGCCTATCTGGATGCCGGCAGGGACGAAAAGGCCATGGAGGAGTTCTCCCGGGCTATCGAGCTCGATCCAAACAATGACAGTGCCCGGCTCAACCTGGCGACGCTGGCTATCTCTGTCGCATTCAAGATGACCCTCTGGGATGAACGCTCGGTCAAGCGCATGGAGCACTACCTCCAGCTCGCACGGACGGAGCTCAGATATCTGGCCGACCGGGGATACAAGCGTCCGGAGGCTTTCTACAATCTCGCCGACTCTTACCGGCTGGAGAACCAGCCCCGCGAAGCGCTCTATTTTGCGCTGGAGGCGGTAAGGGCTGACCCGGAGCGAGGACCAAGCTATGACCTGCTGGGCCGGATTTACGAGATGTATGCGATCGATCCCGAAGTCATTCGCGAATACGACCCCGGCCGGTGGAAAAGCCGGAAGGACTGGCTGAATGAAAAGGAACGGCTCACTGCCGAGTATCACAAGTATTATGATCAGGCTTTTGATGCCTACACACAGGCGCTTGAGCTCGGAGTTCCCAACCGCGTTGAGGTGATGAAGCTCCAGGCCAGGGCAAAGCTCCGGGCTGGCGATCCCGAAGAAGCCGAACGGCTCATGTACGGCGTCATCAATGAATCGGCCGATGATCCCCGGTCCCACTTCATGATGGGCACCATTCTGGACGCCAGAAACCGTACACATCTGGCCAGGGACTACTACCGGACAGCCATACAGATAGATCCGACGTTTGCAGACGCACATTTCAGACTTGCCAGGCTGCTGGAGAAGGAGCGGGACTACGCGGGGGCCGAAGCTCATTACCGGAATGCCCAGAATTTCGATAGCCGTTACCAGAAAGCCTGGTTCGAGTTCCAGAAACTCCTCACCACTGCAGAAATCGACATTACGCCGCGGTTCCGGCCGCCCCGTTAATGAGGCTTCATCCCCTTTACAAAGGTTTTTTGCGAACGGAATTTGAATCACGTTCCTTGCCGCCAGCGGCCAACTACAATGGCTACTGAATGACTCCGATTATCCACCGCCCGGTACTGCTCACCTTACTTGCGCTCACTGTCTGGCTGCTTGCCGTACCGGCACAAGCCCAGTCCTTCAATCCGGAAACCGACGACGCATTCGCGCCGCTGATGGTGGGCGGATTTCCCTCGCGCTGGTTCTCTGATGGCGAAACGGTCTACTGGTCATCCAACGGTTCCGATAATGTTACCAACGAGAGCTACGTTGCCGCAGTTACCAACGCTATTGCCGCCTGGAATAACGCGATGGCAGCCAAGGGGATCAATTTCGCCCTGACCGCCGAGAGCTGGACGCCCGTTCTGCCCGATACGACCGGGACCAGTCCCCATACCGATTCCCCTCTCGTCGAAGCTCCGAGCTGCCTGTTCCGGGCGTATAGTTCGGCCGGGAACTACGTGTGTTACACACGGGATTCCGCCGGTCGCGTCACATCGCAAACACCGTGTGACCGCGAGGACGCAACCCAGATCTGTTCACTGTTTGTGAAATGGAACATTAGCGGCGACCCTGACAATCCCGATTCGGTCCAACCTGTCAGAGACGCCAGCGGCTTCATCCAGCCGCTTGGCAACGGACGGAACGAGATCTTTTTCGAGGAAACCGACTATGCGGCCGCTGTCGCCGATTTCGCAGCTGATCCGGAATCAACACTGGCCCTTACAGTGACCCGGGCGCTCGTCGGCGGGTTCAATTTTGCCCAGATCGTTGAAGCCGACATCATCCTGAACGGACACCGCATCTGTACAACCTGCGGAACTGTGAAGGAGTACCAGACCCATAGCTGGAGCACCAGTTTCCTGCGCGGAAACGAAGCCAACTGCGTAGTGAAGGGATCTTCGGTTTCCGACGATGGTAACGTGCCATCGACTGCCAACCCCGCTACTCCAGACAATCCGGGACCGCTCTGTTATGTTGGCCCAGGGACCCCGGATGCCCAGCTGTACAGCTTTGACATACAGAATGTCCTTACCCACGAGCTGGGGCATCTTATCGGTTTTGGCCATCCGTGCGACGATGTAACTGCCAGCCAGCGTGCAGCCTGCCGGCATACCGGACAGGATCCGCGTACGGTCGGCAGCAGCTATATCGACAAGGTCTCCACAACCACGATGTTCTGGGCCGCCTTCGGACGCCAGAACACCAAGCGTTCACTCGACCAAGGGGATTTGAACGGCCTTTCAAAGGTATTTGGCTCAATCATCCCTGCTGACGGACAGGCTGGCGGCGGCGGGGGAGGCGGTTGCAGCGCTGGCGACGGAATGCCGCTGGCGGGTTTTGTGGTTGTACTGGTTGTTGCCGTTATACTGCGTTACCGCCGCTTATACCCCCTGCTTGCGACCTCGCTTGTCGTGGCCGCCACCCTGCCAGCGGCGGCTTCCTCGGTTATTCCGCTGACATTGGAACAGATGTCTGCCCGCGCCGAACTGATTGTCGAAGGCATCGTGAGCGAAGACCGGGTTCGTGTGGGTTCGCAGGGTGGTGTAAGCACGGAATACCATATTGAAATACTCGATGTCCTCACCGGTCTTCCGCCGCCGGAACTCTGGGTGGCCGTCCCCGGAGGCCGCGTGGCGGACATGGATGTCCAGGTTTCAGGTGCACCAAGGTTCCGTTCAGGCGAGCGGGCATTTTTCTTCCTGCGCCGGGCTGCGGGCAGGTGGATCGTGATCGGGCTGTCCCAGGGGGCGCGTCCGGTTTACCGGAACCTGAATGGCGATCTGGTCGTGGAGGCTGCTCCCATTGACCAGATCCGGACAGCTTCCGGCACTGCAGCCGATGCCGTCGGCTCGCCTCTGGAAGCATTCCGCAATCAGGTCCGTTCATTGATTGAACAGGCCCACCGCACCCGCGAAGCGGGGCGCCGCCAGGACAGTCCAAAGCCCGATTGACCACCGGGCCATCCGACACTATCTCCCCGGAACTTGCTGCCCCTGACTGCCCTGTGCTCCTTCTGGCGCCAGAGGCACATGCCGGGCCGGGGAGATGAACTGTCGTGACGGATCGTCTGGCGTTGCTGTCGGTATCAGACAAGGCGGGACTGGTGGAATTCGCAAGGGAGCTGAACAGCCTTGGCTGGAAGCTGCTCTCCACCGGCGGCACTGCCCGCACCCTTCGTGATGCAGGACTCAAGGTTACTGACGTGTCGGATTACACGGGCTTTCCGGAAATGATGGACGGGCGGGTGAAGACCCTGCATCCGAAGATTCATGGCGGCCTGCTCGGTCGCCGGAGTGTTCCTGCCCACACGGATGCGATGAAAGCCAATGGGGTCACGCCCATCGACCTCGTGTGCGTGAATCTCTACCCATTCGAACAAACAGTGGCCCGCCTTGGTGCAACGCTGGACGAGGCGATCGAGAACATCGACATCGGCGGCCCCTCAATGCTCCGCTCGGCCGCCAAAAACAGCGAAGACGTGACTGTCATCTGTGATCCCATCGATTACGACATCGTGTGCCGTGAACTGAAATCGAACGGAAACCGGACCAGCAGGGAAACCCGGTTCCGCCTTGCCGTCAAGGCCTACCAGCATACGGCCGCCTATGATGCAGCAATTTCCAACTGGCTGGCGCAAAAAATTGACGGCGAAAGCACCCGCTTCCCCTCGCAGCTGACCGTGCCGCTGGTTCGTGTCAGGGAACTTCGCTACGGCGAAAATCCACACCAGAAGGCCGCCCTATACCGGGAAAAAAGCCCAGGACCCTATTCGCTGGCGGCGGGTGAGGTTCTCCAGGGCAAAGAGCTCTCCTACAACAACTGGCTGGACCTGCACGCTGCCCTTGAGCTGGTGCGTGAGTTCATCCCTCCAGCCGTGTCGATCATCAAGCACAATAACCCCTGTGGATGCGCCACCGCCAGCGAACTGAGCGAAGCCTACCGCAAGGCCCATGAAGCCGACCCGGTGAGCGCATTCGGGGGTATCGTGGGCCTGAATCGCGAAGTGGATGGTCCGGCCGCCCGCCGGATGTCCGAGATATTCCTTGAGTGCGTTGTTGCACCGAATTTTTCCGCTGAGGCGCTGGAGATCCTTTCAGCCAAAAAGAATCTCCGCCTCGTCCGTGTGCCATTTCCGCCGGTTCCAGACGGTGCAGCCTCTACAGCCGGAATCGGTTCATACGAATTCCGGCGGATAAGCGGCGGCATGCTGGTCCAGGACTGGGATACCGCAGATGCCCCTGAAGCAGACTGGAAGGTAGTCACTAGGCGCCCACCCTCCGAGGCCGAACGCCGGGCCCTTGCCTTCGCATGGAAAGTCTCCAGGCACGTGAAGTCGAACGCCATCGTACTCGCCCGTGACGGACAGCTCGTCGGGACTGGCGCTGGCCAGATGAACCGGGTGGATTCGGCCCGGCTTGCAGTGGAACGGTCTGTGCTAGGGACGAAGGATGTCGTCTGTGCATCGGATGCCTTTTTCCCGTTTCCTGACGGTCTTGAAACCGTCGCTCGTGCCGGCGCTACTGCCGCCATCCAGCCCGGAGGAAGCGTTCGCGACGACGAGGTGATTCGCGCAGCTGATGCGGCAGGCATGGCGATGGTATTTACCGGTTTCCGCCATTTCCGCCATTGATGCAGGTACGGCTAGCGCTCCAGACGTGAAACTGTTTGCCGGCTTTTCAAGACTGTTTCCCCTGTGGGTCATCCTTGGATCTGCAGCCGCTTTTGCCGTACCAGAGCTGGTTCTCCCCGCTGCACCCCTGCTCCGTGGCCTGTTCATCGCCACCATGTTCTGCACCGGCATGGTGCTGCACGAATCCGAGCTGAATGAAATCCGGCGGAATCCGTGGCCCGTGGCTGGCGGTGTCTCGCTCCAGTTTCTCATCATGCCGCTGGCGGCATTTGCCATCTCCCGGCTGCTGCCTCTGGAGCCGATAGACCAACTGGGCCTCATTCTGGCCGGTGCGGTCCCCGGAGCGATGGCCAGCAACACGATCACCTATCTCGCCGGCGGGGACGTGGCCTTTTCCGTGGCGATGACCGTTGTATCAACAGCACTGGCACCAGTCCTGACGCCACTGCTGACCGGCTTCTATTCCGGTACGGCTGTATCTCTGGACACCGGCAGCATGATGTTCGATATTTTTCTGACAGTCGTACTGCCGGTCGCGGCTGGCTACACCCTTCGGTACTTTTTCACGGAACAGGTGGTACAGATAGAGCCTGTCCTGGCGTCTGCCAGCGTTTTTTCGATAACTGGAATCATCGCGATTGTCACCGCGCAGAATGCAGGGCGTATTGTCAGTGTTGGTGCGATGGTGATCCTTGCAGTCATCCTGGTAAACGGAACGGGATATCTCCTGGGCTATCTGGGAGCTCGTCTGGGTGGGCTTGACCGCAGGCGGCGGCTGACCGTGGCCATTGAGATCGGCATGCAGAACGCGGGGCTTTCCACTGTGCTGGCGAGCCGGTATATCTCTCCTGAGGCGGCTCTGGCCGGGTCGTTTTATACTGTCTGGTGCGTTATCACCGGATCACTGCTCTCCCCCTTCCGCCGGGAAGCCGCAGCTGACCGGCAGATTGCAGAACTGGCGGCCACTGCCCAGGAGAAACCTGTTCGAATGAGCGATAACACTGAGGATGACAATGGATCCACGGCCCAGCCGGCTGGCCCACGCCGGCCCATCAACTTGCCGGGAAATCCTGTAATTCTGGAGCGGAGCGAGCATCCGGTTTCACGCAAGTCGATCTCGCCAGAGGCCCAGAAAGTCCTTTACCGGCTGAGATCAGAAGGGTACCGGGCGTTTCTCGTCGGTGGATCGGTGAGGGATCTTCTACTTGGCCGCAAGCCCAAGGATTTCGACGTTGCCACTGACGCTTCCCCCCGGCAAGTGGCCCGGCTGTTCCGGAATGCACGGGTAATCGGCCGCCGTTTCCGGGTAGTCCATGTCCGGTTCGGCCGGGACACAGTGATCGAGGTCGCCACATTCCGCGCTACCCCCAAACCCGGTCAAGGCGATGACGAGCAGCAGGTTGCCGAGGAATTTGCCGGAAACGAAGCCGACGAATTCATGCATGACAATGCCATGGCTTCAGCTCCGATTGGCGATGACCTGGATGATGAGCCGACCGAAACGGATGCGCTCAGAATCGTGGCGGAAGCCGCCCATGCAGACGAAGAAGATGACGATACTGAGGACGAAAGCAATGTTGAGGATCATTCTACGGGAGTTCAGGAGCGGCGGCCGCGCCCCCCGTTGCCGCACAGGGAAACAGGCGAGAACCCGCATCTACAGTGGGACGATAACGTCTTTGGCACCGCTGAAGAGGATGCATTCCGGCGCGATCTTTCCATAAACGGCCTTTTCTACGACATCGATTCGTTTTGCGTGATTGATTACGTAGGCGGTCTCGATGATCTCAGACATCGTCTTATCCGTACCATTGGAGATCCGAATGTCCGGTTTCTTGAAGATCCTGTCCGGATGATCCGCGCCATCCGCCATGCGGCGCGTGTCGGGTTCCGGATAGAGGACAACACATGGGAGGCAATCAAGATTCACCACGAGCAGATCAAGAACTGCTCAAGGGCCCGCGTGCTGGAGGAGTTCCTGCGCGAGCTTTCCCGGGGAAGCTCACACGCCTCGCTGACACTGCTTGAGAAAACAGGGCTTCTGCGCGATATTCTTCCGCCGCTGGCCGATGCCCTTGGCCCCTGTCCCGGAGAAAACGATCACCAGAAGCGGGCCTGGCGGCGGTTTGAAGTGGCCGATCAGTGTTACCAGCGCGGCGAGCTCCCTGAGGAACTCGCCTATACTGTCGCCGTGGCTCCCTATAATGACGATCTCGTAGATGCCATATCCAGCCCCGATTTCGATGTAGGGCGGCTGCCCGGTGTGCTAACGCAGGCCGGAGAACGAATTGGGGAGATCAACCGGCGGCTGGCCGTACCACGCCGGCTCGGCATCCCGGCTGTGAATATCTATCTGAATTTCATGCTTCTCCGCCGGGGCCTTGGTACCGGACGCATGAATGCCCGGCTCGTCACGAGTCCCCAGCGGATGCAGCAGTGCTATCCGCTCTATACAATCGATGCGCTGGCCCGCGGCGAACAGCCGCAAACCATTGATGAATTCCTGAACATGCCCCGCCAGAAAAAGCGTAGCAGCAACCGGCGGCGCCCCGGCCGCCGAGGTTCATCCGGCCACTGACTTATCCAGCCGCACCGCACTTTCCTTCGTAATGTCATGCCCAAGATCATTCACGAATACCATCTGGTTGACATGCCCAAGCGGCGGATCCTCGAATTCCGGAAGCATGGGGCGAAGGTTTACAAGATATG includes the following:
- a CDS encoding methyltransferase domain-containing protein; translation: MARQLAFPAGYHAYLEQTFSPATRRLAPAIRALSDHYVGKTGAVHLPAVLWTEAYAAYYGPVNALKLSAIADELRLRLPGWPSQKRLRVLDIGAGPGSATLGIALALPDFGLDALWLDNNPSWNESPLIEPLIKSGHLTVRRQPGDFQSVQPPAGLFDIVVMANTLVELEGPVSGLAARFGQWISQTLAPDGVAVIVEPALKAPTRNLHELRSHLLRPSSGFSWRIAGPCPHEKACPMLETDRDWCHETRDWLQPAYHHQIDQLAGLRKDALRYSWLALTHIVAAVLPEPAGRVVSEIRREKGRTRFVTCGTDGRLSEWQALERVIRTTPELAETMKTLERGHLVKLPGLDGGRLSPGNSFGRLPST
- the purH gene encoding bifunctional phosphoribosylaminoimidazolecarboxamide formyltransferase/IMP cyclohydrolase; amino-acid sequence: MTDRLALLSVSDKAGLVEFARELNSLGWKLLSTGGTARTLRDAGLKVTDVSDYTGFPEMMDGRVKTLHPKIHGGLLGRRSVPAHTDAMKANGVTPIDLVCVNLYPFEQTVARLGATLDEAIENIDIGGPSMLRSAAKNSEDVTVICDPIDYDIVCRELKSNGNRTSRETRFRLAVKAYQHTAAYDAAISNWLAQKIDGESTRFPSQLTVPLVRVRELRYGENPHQKAALYREKSPGPYSLAAGEVLQGKELSYNNWLDLHAALELVREFIPPAVSIIKHNNPCGCATASELSEAYRKAHEADPVSAFGGIVGLNREVDGPAARRMSEIFLECVVAPNFSAEALEILSAKKNLRLVRVPFPPVPDGAASTAGIGSYEFRRISGGMLVQDWDTADAPEADWKVVTRRPPSEAERRALAFAWKVSRHVKSNAIVLARDGQLVGTGAGQMNRVDSARLAVERSVLGTKDVVCASDAFFPFPDGLETVARAGATAAIQPGGSVRDDEVIRAADAAGMAMVFTGFRHFRH
- a CDS encoding tetratricopeptide repeat protein — protein: MQERIYKNFSWLALLTLGIASVVIYLPAISAPLVFDDQFTIITNEGLAQWDYWLHYSWLHLLNNLDTVFAKNIFRPVLFISLALNQSLLGQSPEGFRAINLVIHAINTILVFVVVRRGFEGIRFSPVSPAWTPILAAAFVAATFAAHPVQSEPVIYISARSSSLSLMFMLIAWLLIERVLVREATGQTGLLRTIFRYAAAVLCTGVAVLSKESAVILPVILFIYDRWIITPQTIAATDEPDVRARSLRQSILFVSPFAIVAILFAAFRLSVLGVTEALEVRPGDFHLLATNLKAYWHYFWLWLAPISLSIDHDFVYEHSLLNWRSLVAAAGLFLFLWWAWRRRQSAPLTAFAVMGAIISLMPTTGITPLQDILVENRMYGGTIFIALIVLQMIRFFWDVGETRARVWTVAAAIAVLSLWIWRIEVRMRDWNSALTLWEATSRVSGTKSRVHYNLGVAYLDAGRDEKAMEEFSRAIELDPNNDSARLNLATLAISVAFKMTLWDERSVKRMEHYLQLARTELRYLADRGYKRPEAFYNLADSYRLENQPREALYFALEAVRADPERGPSYDLLGRIYEMYAIDPEVIREYDPGRWKSRKDWLNEKERLTAEYHKYYDQAFDAYTQALELGVPNRVEVMKLQARAKLRAGDPEEAERLMYGVINESADDPRSHFMMGTILDARNRTHLARDYYRTAIQIDPTFADAHFRLARLLEKERDYAGAEAHYRNAQNFDSRYQKAWFEFQKLLTTAEIDITPRFRPPR
- a CDS encoding bile acid:sodium symporter, whose protein sequence is MKLFAGFSRLFPLWVILGSAAAFAVPELVLPAAPLLRGLFIATMFCTGMVLHESELNEIRRNPWPVAGGVSLQFLIMPLAAFAISRLLPLEPIDQLGLILAGAVPGAMASNTITYLAGGDVAFSVAMTVVSTALAPVLTPLLTGFYSGTAVSLDTGSMMFDIFLTVVLPVAAGYTLRYFFTEQVVQIEPVLASASVFSITGIIAIVTAQNAGRIVSVGAMVILAVILVNGTGYLLGYLGARLGGLDRRRRLTVAIEIGMQNAGLSTVLASRYISPEAALAGSFYTVWCVITGSLLSPFRREAAADRQIAELAATAQEKPVRMSDNTEDDNGSTAQPAGPRRPINLPGNPVILERSEHPVSRKSISPEAQKVLYRLRSEGYRAFLVGGSVRDLLLGRKPKDFDVATDASPRQVARLFRNARVIGRRFRVVHVRFGRDTVIEVATFRATPKPGQGDDEQQVAEEFAGNEADEFMHDNAMASAPIGDDLDDEPTETDALRIVAEAAHADEEDDDTEDESNVEDHSTGVQERRPRPPLPHRETGENPHLQWDDNVFGTAEEDAFRRDLSINGLFYDIDSFCVIDYVGGLDDLRHRLIRTIGDPNVRFLEDPVRMIRAIRHAARVGFRIEDNTWEAIKIHHEQIKNCSRARVLEEFLRELSRGSSHASLTLLEKTGLLRDILPPLADALGPCPGENDHQKRAWRRFEVADQCYQRGELPEELAYTVAVAPYNDDLVDAISSPDFDVGRLPGVLTQAGERIGEINRRLAVPRRLGIPAVNIYLNFMLLRRGLGTGRMNARLVTSPQRMQQCYPLYTIDALARGEQPQTIDEFLNMPRQKKRSSNRRRPGRRGSSGH